The genomic DNA CTGCCCTACGGCTGCAAGGACGGCGCCTGCGGCTCGTGCAAGTGCAGGAAGCTGTCGGGCAGCGTGATCCTGGCCTCGCACCAGAGCAAGGCGCTGAGTGCCGAGGAAGAACTGGCCGGCTTCGTGCTGACCTGCCGCGCGCATGCAGAGAGCGACGTGGTGCTCGAATCGCGCCAGGTGAGCGAGGCCGGCGCCTTCCCGATCCGCAAGATGCCCGCGCGGGTGCAGGCGCTCGCGAAGCAGTCGCACGACGTGGTGATGCTGCGGCTGCAGCTGCCGGCCGGCGAGCCGCTGCAGTTCCATGCGGGGCAATACATCGAATTCATCCTGCGCGACGGCACGCGGCGCAGCTACTCGATGGCCAATGCACCGCACACGCTGCAGACGCCGGGCACCGGCATCGAGCTGCACATCCGCCATCTGCCGGGCGGCAAGTTCACCGACCACGTGTTCGGCGCAATGAAGGAAAAGGAAATCCTTCGCATCGAAGGGCCGTACGGCAGCTTCTTCCTGCGCGAGGATTCCGACAAGCCGATGGTGCTGCTGGCCTCGGGCACGGGCTTCGCACCGATCAAGGCGCTCATCGAACACATGCGCTTCAAGGCCATCGAGCGGCCGGCGACGCTGTACTGGGGCGGCCGCCGGCCCGAGGATCTGTACATGGACGACTGGGTGCGCACCCAAGTCGCGGAGATGCCCCACCTGCGCTACGTGCCGGTGATCTCCAATGCCGTGCCCGAGGACAACTGGACCGGCCGCACGGGCTTCGTCCATCGCGCGGTGATGGAAGACTTCGCGGACCTCTCGGGTCACCAGGTGTATGCCTGCGGCGCGCCGGTGGTGGTGGACTCCGCCAAGCGGGACTACGTGGCCGAGCGCGGCCTGTCGGAGGACGAGTTCTACGCGGATGCGTTCACGACCGAGGCGGACAAGGCATTGCCCTAGCAAGGCGGTGGGCCGCACGCCGGCTCAGGGATCGCACGGTCACGGGCCGGAGCGGGCCGAAGCACAATCGGATACATGACTACCCGACGCTTACTTCTCACCCTCCTCTCCACCGCCGCGCTGCTGGCCGCCGCGAGCGCCACGGCGCAGCAGCAGCGGCCGATCCGCCTCGTCGTGCCCTATGCGGCCGGCGGCCCGATCGACGTCACGGCCCGCGCGCTCGCCGAACGCGTGCGCGACACGCTGGGCCCGGTCATCATCGACAACAAGCCCGGTGCGGGCGGCAACATCGGCGCCGACATCGTGGCCAAGGCGGCGCCCGACGGCTACACGATCGGCATCGCGGCGACCGCGACCAATGCGGTCAATCCGTGGCTCTACAGCAAGATCCCGTTCAACGCCGCGACCGACTTCGCGCCGATCACGCAGATGGTCCGCGTGCCCAACGTGCTGGTGATGAACGCCGAGACGGCCAAGCGCCTGAAGATCGACAGCGTGCGCGACCTGATCGCCTACGCCAAGGCCAACCCCGCCAAGCTCAACTACGGCAGCGGCGGCAACGGCAGCGCCGGCCACCTGGCCGGGGAAATGTTCAAGAAGGAAGCCGGCATCTTCGCCGTGCACATCCCCTACAACGGCGGCAACCCGGCGCAGCTCGCGCTGCTGTCGGGCCAGGTCGATTTCAACTTCGACAACCTCGCGACCGCGGCACCGAACATCCGCTCGGGCAAGCTCAAGGCGCTCGCGGTGACCACCGCCGAACGTAGCAGCATGCTGCCCGAGGTGCCGACCGTGGCCGCCACGCTGAAGGGCTTCTCGGTCGACACCTGGTGGGGCCTGATGGCGCCGGCCGGCACGCCGCCGGAGGTGATCGCGAAGCTCAACAAGGCGTTTGTCGATGCGCTGCATTCGCCAGAGACGAAGACGCGCTTCGCATCGCTCTTGGCCGAGCCGGTGGGCAATTCGCCCGAGCAGTTCGGAGCGTTCATGAAGAGCGAACTCACGAAGTACGAGAAGGTCGTGAAGGCGACCGGCGCGCACGTCGATTGAGTGCTCTTGCTCCCTCTCCCTTTGGGAGAGGGAACAAAGCCCTACTCGCCGAGGTAAGCAGCCCGCACCTTCGGATCGCTCAGCATCACCTTCGCATCCCCGCTCATGGTGATGAGCCCCGACTCCATCACGTAGCCGCGATCGGCCAGCTGCAGCGCGCGGCTGGCGTTCTGCTCGACCAGCAGCACCGTCACGCCCTGGTCGTAGACCTGCTTGACCACTTCGAAGATCTTGTCGACCATGATCGGCGACAGGCCCATCGATGGCTCGTCGAGCAGGAGCACCTTGGGCCGCGCCATCAGCGCGCGTCCCATCGCCAGCATCTGCTGTTCGCCGCCCGACATGGTGCCGGCCAGCTGCGTGGCGCGCTCCTTCAGGCGCGGGAAGGTCGAGAACACGCGGTCCATGTCCTTCGCGATCTCGGCCTTGTCCTTTCGGATGTAGGCGCCGATCTGCAGGTTCTCGGTGATGCTCATGCGCGTGAAGACGCCGCGGCCCTCCGGCACCATCACCAGGCCTTCGGCGACCAGGTCCCACGCACCGCGGCCCTTGATGCTCTTGCCGAGGAATTCGATGTCACCGGCGAGGTAGGGCTGCGATCCTGTGATCGCTTTCATGGTGGTGGTCTTGCCGGCGCCGTTGGAGCCGATCAGCGACACCAGCTCGCCTTCGCGCACCTCGAAATCGATGCCCTTGACGGCCTGGATGCCGCCGTAGGCCACCTTCAGGCCGCTGACTTTCAAAAGTGTTTGCGCCATCTCAATGTCCTCCGGTGCCGAGGTAGGCCTCGATCACCTTCTCGTTCTTCTGTACGTCCGCAGGAGTTCCCTCGGCGATCTGCTTGCCGTAGTCGAGCACCGTGACGCGGTCGCACAGGCCCATCACGAGTTTCACGTCGTGCTCGATGAGCAGGATGGTGCGGTTGTCCTTGCGGATGCGGTCGATCAGCTCGCGCAGCATCACCTTCTCGGTCGCGTTCATGCCGGCGGCCGGCTCGTCGAGCGCGATCAGTTGCGGGTCGGTCGCCAGCGCGCGGGCGATCTCGAGGCGGCGCTGGTCGCCATAGCTGAGCGTGCGCGCCTTGTAGTCGGCGAACTTGCCGATGCCGACATACTCGAGCAGCTCGTGGGCGCGCTCGGTGATGGCGGCCTCTTCGGCCTTGAAGCCGCTGCCGCGGAAGATCGCGCCGAACAGGCCCGAATGGGTGCGCACGTGGCGCCCGACCATGACGTTCTCGAGCGCGGTCATTTCCTGGAACAGGCGGATGTTCTGGAAGGTGCGCGCGATGCCGGCCTTGGCGACCTCGTGCACGGCGGTCGGCCGGTAGGGCTTGCCGGCGAGCTCGAAGCTTCCGCTGTCGGGCGAGTAGAGCCCGGTGATGACGTTGAAGAAGGTGGTCTTGCCGGCGCCGTTGGGACCGATGAGGCCGTAGACCTGCCCGCGCTGGATCTTGATGCCGACGTCCGACAGCGCCTGCAGGCCGCCGAAACGCTTGGAGATGCCGTGGACGTCGAGGATGGTTTCAGTCATTTTTCTTCGCCCTCGGTCACGGGTTGATCGACATCGGCCGCGATGCGTCGCCCGGCATTTCGTCCGACGGCGTCTCGATGCCCGGCGCTGCCGCCGGCATGCCGGAAGCGGGTGCGGCCACAACGCCCCTGCGCGCGAGCGACTTGCCGTGCTCGGGTGAAGGCCAGAGGCCGCGCGGCCGCACCAGCATGATGATGATCATGGCCAGCGCGATGAAGAGCTGGCGCAGGATCGAGGCATCGAGCCGGCCGTCGGTCATTTCCTGCAGCGGCCCGGCCACGTAGCGCAGCACCTCGGGCAGCGCGGACAGCAGCACGGCGCCGAGGATCACGCCCGGCAGGTGGCCGATGCCGCCCAGCACCACCATCGAGACGATCATCACCGACTCCATCAGGCTGAAGGACTCGGGCGAGACGAAGCCCTGGAAGGACGCGAACATCGCGCCCGACACGCCGCCGAAGCTCGCGCCCATGCCGAAGGCCAGGAGCTTCATGTTGCGGGTGTTGATGCCCATCGCCTTGGCGGCGATCTCGTCCTCGCGGATGGCCATCCACGCGCGGCCGATGCGCGACGTCTGCATGCGGTGCGAGACGAGAATGGTGAAGACCACGAACAGCAGGAACAGGTAGTAGTAGAGCGTGACCGAGGAAATCGTGAAGCCGTCGATCTTGAGCGGCCGGCCGAGGTCGAGCCCCCAGAACTTGACTGAGTCGATCCCGGTGATGCCCTTCGGACCGTTGGTGATGTTGACCGGCTGGTCGAGGTTGTTGAGGAACACGCGGATGATCTCGCCGAAGCCGAGCGTCACGATCGCGAGGTAGTCGCCGCGCAACTTCAGCGTGGGTGCACCCAGCAGCGCTCCGAACATCGCGGCGACGACCAGCGCCAGCGGCACCACGACCAGCAGCGAGACATGCAGCCCGTGCGGGAACATGGCCTTGATGGCGGGGAAGGTGTCGGTGAGCTGCGGTGAACCCAGCAGCGCGTACAGGTAGGCGCCGATGGCGAAGAAGGCGACGTAGCCGAGGTCGAGCAGGCCGGCGTAGCCGACGACGATGTTGAGGCCGAGCGCCAGCATCACGTAGAGCAGCGCGATGTCGGCGATGCGCACCCAGGCGTTGCCCTGGCTCTGCAGGATCAGCGGCAGCACGAGCACGGCGATGATGCCGATCACGGTGAGGACGAGGTTCTTGCTGTTCTTCATGTCGCGCTCCTCAGGCCCGGTCCGCCACACGCTCGCCGAGCAGACCCGAGGGCCGCAGCGTGAGCATGATGATCAGCACGATGAAGGCGAAGATATCGCTGTAGTTGCTGCCCAGCACGTCGCCGGTGAGCGCGCCGATGTAGCCCGAGCCAATGGCCTCGATCAGGCCCAGCAGGATGCCGCCGACGACCGCGCCGGCCAGGTTGCCGATGCCGCCGAAGACCGCTGCGGTGAAGGCCTTGAGGCCGGGAATGAAGCCCATCGCGTGCTGCGCGATGCCGTAGTTGGAGGCGTACATCACGCCGGCGATCGCGGCCAGCACCGCGCCGATGATGAAGGTGGCCGAGATGACCATGTCGGGCCGAATGCCCATCAGCGCGGCGACGCGCGGGTTCTCGGCGGTGGCGCGCATGGCGCGTCCGAGCTTGGTGTAGTTGACCAGCCAGCTGAGGATCGCCAGGCAGATCGCGGTGACGCCCAGGATCATGACCTGCGTGGGCGAGATCACGGCGCCGCCCAGGTGGATCGGCGTGGTCGACAGCAGGTTGGGATAGGCCTTGTTGGTCGGCTTCCAGATGATCATGGCCAGCGTCTGCAGCAGGATCGACATGCCGATGGCGGTGATGAGCGGCGCCAGCTTGGGGCTGTTGCGCAGCGGCCGGTAGGCGACCTTCTCGATCACGAAGTTGAGCGTGGCCGCGACGATGCAGGCGATGATGAGCGAGACGATCAGGATGAGCCAGCCGGGCGCGTGCGGCCACGCATCCTGCATGAGGCCGATGATGGTCCAGCTGGTCAGCGCCCCGACCATGAGGACTTCCCCGTGCGCGAAATTGATGAGGTTGATGATGCCGTACACCATGGTGTAGCCCAAGGCTATCAAGGCGTACATGCTGCCGAGAACCAGACCGTTGATGATCTGCTGCAGCAAGATGTCCATAGCGAACTTCCCTTTTTGTTGGCGACACCCTCGAGAGATGCCTGACGCTGACCGCGCGCCGGGTCGGCGCCGTGGTTTCCCCTTAGCAAAAAACCCGCCAGCATGTGTCGGCGGCGGGTTTGTGGGCGGGATTGTAGTCACGCGGGCGCGCCAATCCGGTGCCCAAACGACGGGGTTTTCCCGCTGGCGCAAGGCGCGCCGGCGATGGCGGTGCAAGCCGATATCGGCGAGCGGAGCCTGCGTATCAGCCGCCGGTGTCGGCGTTGCGCTTTCGCAGTTCGCGTAGCTTCTCCGCAATGCGGATTTCGAGGCCGCGCTCGACCGGCCGATAGAAGGGCTGCGGTTCGAGGCCGTCGGGCATGTAGCGCTCGCCGGCCGCGAAGCCGCCCTCCTCGTCGTGCGCGTAGCGGTAGCCCTTGCCGTAGTCGAGTTGCTTCATCAGCTTCGTTGGCGCATTGCGCAGATGCATGGGCACCGGCCGCGTGCCGTCGGACTTGATGAGTGCGCGGACCTCGTTGTAAGCCTTGTAAACCGCGTTCGACTTGGGCGCGATCGCGAGGTAGACCACGCATTCGGCGAGTGCCAGTTCGCCCTCGGGCGTGCCGAGGCGCTCGTACACCTCGGCGGCATCGAGCGCGAGCCGCAGTGCGCGCGGGTCGGCCAGGCCGATGTCCTCGCTGGCCATGCGCACCAGCCGGCGCGCCATGTAGCGCGGGTCGGCGCCGCCGTCGAGCATGCGCACGAACCAGTAGAGCGACGCGTCGGGATCGCTGCCGCGCACGGATTTGTGCAGCGCGGAGATGGTGTCGTAGAACTGCTCGCCGCCCTTGTCGTAGCGGCGCATGCGCTCGCCCAGGACGCGCAGCAGCCATTCATCGGTGATGGGGTCGAGCTTCTCGGCGCCGGCTGCGACGGCGAGCGTCTCGAGAGTGTTGAGCAGCCGCCGCGCGTCGCCGTCCGCATAGGCCACGAGCCGGTCGATGGCCGGCGCATCGATGGCAGGCACGGCCTGGATGGCCTGGGCGCGCGCCACGATCTGCTTCAGGTCGCCTTCGTCGAGCGGCTGCAGCACGTAGACCGCCGCGCGCGACAGCAGCGCCGAATTGACCTCGAAGGACGGGTTCTCGGTGGTCGCGCCGATGAAGGTGAAGAGGCCCGACTCCACGTGCGGCAGGAACGCATCCTGCTGGCTCTTGTTGAAGCGGTGGACCTCGTCGACGAAGACGATGGTGCGGCGCTGCTCCAGCCCATCGCGTGCGGCCGTCGCGCGTTCGACCGCCTCACGGATGTCCTTCACGCCGCCGAGCACCGCGCTGATGCTGAGGAACTGCGCATCGAAGGCATCGGCCATCAGGCGCGCGATGGTGGTCTTGCCGGTGCCGGGCGGGCCCCAGAGGATGCACGAGTGCGGCTGCCCCGACTCGAAGGCGATGCGCAGCGGCATGCCGGGGCCGAGCAGCTGCTGCTGGCCGATGACCTCGCCCAGGGTCTTGGGACGCAGGCGTTCGGCCAGGGGTTGGTGGGCAGGTGCGGCCACGGGCGGCATCCTCAGCGAAGACCGTTCGGCCGCGAGGCGCTCACTCGCGCAGCACGTCCGCGCCGGCCGGCGCCTTGAACGAGAAGGTGCCGGCGGGCAGCGCAGGATTGACTTCGACCTTGCTGAACTTCAGCACCGAGCGCTGGCCGAAGTTGTCGAGGATCTCGAGCGCGGCGAGTGCATCGCCCTGGAAGCCGATCTGGACGCTCTGCAGCTGGCCGTCCTTGTTCTTCGGCGTGGCCTTCACCCATTGCAGGCCGTCGCGCTCGGGCGCAGCCTCGAGCGTGAAATCGGCCTGCAGGGCACGCAGGTCGGGCGCGGCGGCGATCAGCGCGGCCGGCGTCGAGCCCAATGCCTGCGACTGCTTGCGCTGCGTGACCTGGTTCAAATCGGCGTCGTAGAGCCAGAGCGTCCGGCCATCGGCGACGATGCTCTGGGCGAAAGGTTTCTTGTAATCGAACTTGAACTTGCCGGGACGCTGGAATTCGAAGGTGCCGCTCGACACCTTGTCACGCGAGGCCTGGCCGTCCTTGGACGGCGCCGTCACGGTCTGCGTGAACTCGGCACGGCCCGATTTGGCGGTCTTCACAAAGGCTTCGAGGCTTTCCATGCCGCCGGCCCACGCGCCGCCGGCCAGCGCGGCGAGCATCGCAGCGGCCATCCACTTCTTCATCATCATCGACATGTCATTCCGTTCTCGAAGGAACCAGGATCTCGCGCTGGCCGCTGCCGCTCATCGCGCTCACCAGCCCGGCGTTCTCCATGTCCTCGACCAGGCGCGCGGCGCGGTTGTAGCCGATCTTGAGATGGCGCTGCACGAGCGAGATGCTGGCCTTGCGGTTCTTGAGCACGACCTCGACCGCCTGGTCGTACATCGGATCCTTTTCACCGCCGTCGCTGCCGCCCTCGCCGAGCAGGTCGCCATCGCCGTCCACGGTGCCACCTTCGAGCACGCCTTCGATGTAGTCCGGTTCCCCTTGCGACTTGAGGTAGGCGACGACACGGTGCACCTCTTCGTCGCTCACGAAGGCGCCGTGCACGCGCACGGGCAGCCCGGTGCCGCTGGGCATGTAGAGCATGTCGCCCATGCCGAGCAGCGCCTCGGCGCCCATCTGGTCGAGGATGGTGCGCGAGTCGATCTTGCTGGACACCTGGAAGGCAATGCGCGTCGGGATGTTGGCCTTGATGAGGCCGGTGATGACGTCGACGCTGGGCCGCTGCGTGGCGAGGATCAGGTGGATGCCGGCCGCACGGGCCTTCTGCGCGAGGCGGGCGATGAGTTCCTCGATCTTCTTGCCGACCACCATCATCAGGTCGGCGAGCTCGTCGATCACGACCACGATGTGCGGCTCACGCCCGAGCGGTTCGGGGCTGTCGGGCGTGAGACTGAAGGGGTTGTAGATGAACTCCTCGCGTGCCTTGGCCTCGTCGATCTTGACGTTGTAGCCCGCGAGGTTGCGCACGCCCAGCTTGCTCATGAGCTTGTAGCGGCGCTCCATCTCGGCCACGCACCAGTTGAGGCCGTGGGCGGCCTGGCGCATGTCGGTGACCACCGGCGCGAGCAGGTGCGGAATGCCTTCGTAGACCGACATCTCGAGCATCTTGGGATCGATCATCAGCAGCCGGACGTCGCGCGCCTCGGCCTTGTACAGCAGGCTCAGGATCATCGCGTTGATGCCGACCGACTTGCCCGAACCCGTGGTGCCCGCGACCAGCACGTGCGGCATCTTCGCAAGATCGGCCACCACCGGGTTGCCGACGATGTCCTTGCCGAGGCCCATGGTGAGCATCGACTTGCCTTCGTTGTAGATCTGCGAGCCGAGGATTTCGCTGAGCTTGATCGACTGCCGCTTGGCATTGGGCAGTTCGAGCGCCATGAAATTCTTGCCGGGAATGGTCTCGACCACGCGGATCGACACCAGCGAGAGCGAGCGTGCGAGGTCTTTCGCGAGGTTGACGATCTGCGAGCCCTTGACGCCGGTGGCCGGTTCGATCTCGTAGCGCGTGATCACCGGACCGGGCGAAGCGAGCACCACGCGGACCTCGACGCCGAAGTCCTTGAGCTTCTTCTCGATCAGGCGCGAGGTCATCTCCAGCGTGTCGGCCGAAACGGTCTCCTGGCGCGTCTGCGCGGCGTCGAGCAGGTCGACCTGCGGCAGCTTGCTGTCGGGCAGTTCGCGGAACAGCGGCTTCTGGCGTTCCTTGGCGACGCGGTCGCTGCGCGGCACCTCGGCCAGGGCGGGCTCGATCTGCACCGGCGGCGAAGGGGCGCGGCGCTTGGCGCGCGGCACGACGCGCAGTTCTTCGTCGGGCGACTCGAGTTCGCCGCCGTGAAAGCCGGAAGCCACTTCCTCGCGTTCGCGCACGGCCTGCTTGCCCATCGCGATGTCCTGGGCGATCTCGCGCTTCTCGCGCCGCGACTCGAACAGCGAATAGACGCGCGAGCCGATGCGTTCGGCGATCTGGCTCCACGAAAAGCGGAACACCAGTGCCGAGCCGATCACGCCGCCCGCGATGGCGATCAGCGCCGAGCCGGTGAAGCCCATCCACTTCACGCTCAGCGGCCCGACGAAGTAGCCGAGGATTCCGCCGCCATGGCCGGGCAGGCGGAATTCGAGCCGGTAGAGACGCGACCATTCGAGCACCGCACTGGCACACAGCAGCAGCAGCAGGCCGAACCAGAATGCCAGGCGGCTGCGATTGAAACGGCCGCGGGGCGGCTGGTCGGCAGGCGCCGTCTCGCCGCCGCGCAGCCATCCGGCCAGCGACGACAGCCACACGCGCAGGCCGGCCGCCAGGCACCACCAGACCGAGTAGCCGGCCAGGAAATAGCTCGCATCGGCCAGCCACGCGCCGATGCGGCCGCCCCAGTTCTTGATGTCACCGCCGGTGCCCGATGTTGACCAGGCCGCATCCGAGGGCGTGAAGCTCAGCATGGCGAGCAGCCAGAACAAGAGGAGGACGAAGCCGGCGATCAGCGTGATCTCGTGCGCAAAGCGCATCGCGCGCTGCCGCACCGGCTGCGACTCGGCAGACGACGATGTCTGTTGAAGGGTATTGAGCGAGTAGGTCATGGGCGACAGGACGACCGGCCCGCGCGCGCGAGCCGATGACCTATGGAAACTACAACGAAGTCGATCGCGGCCGCGTTGTCAGGGCCGGCGACATGAAGGCCGGTGCGCTGCAGCGCCGCCGGCCGGAGAATCAGGCGAGCGATGAGAGTCGTTCCTTGACGATCATCGACCCGTCGGGTTGGGTCTGCACGAAACCGCGCTCCTCGAGGTCCTTCATGACGCGGCTCACCATTTCGCGCGAGGCGCCAACCATCTTGGCCAGATCCTGGCGCGAGATCTTGTCGCGCACCTTGAGATTGCCGGCGCCATCGTCGATCGCGAACTCGAGCAGGGAACGCGCCACGCGGCCGTAGACGTCCATCAGCGCGAGCGATTCGATCTTGCGATCCGCATGGCGCAGGCGCGCGACCAGGCCGCGCATGATGTTGTACGACATCGAGGAATTCTCGGGCAGGCAACGCGCGAACGCCTCGCGGCCGAGCATGAGCACGTCGGTCTGCACTTCGGTGCGCACGGTCGCGGAATGCGGCTCGTCGTCGATCATGCTCATTTCCCCGATATAGTCGCCAGGCTGCAGTGTGGCGAGGATCACCTCACGGCCGCGGCTGTCGGTGCTCATCACGCGGGCTCGCCCGGTCAGGATGATGTAGAGCGCATCGGACTTCTTGCCCTGCTCGACCACCACCTCGGCGCGCTTGAAGCGTTTCTTGATGATCGCATCCGCAATGCTCGCGGATTGCGTTGGCGTCAACGCAGCGAACAGCGGCACGCGGCGAAGCAATTCAAGGTTGGAAAGCATCGACATTCATCAATCCCCGAGTACCGTGCGATTCGCAAACCCATGGATTAATACAATCGCACGCATTGAAAACACCCCACGCCCGGTCTTGAACCGAACGGTGATACTCCATATCTATCACCCTGAAAATGTACACGCTGCTGCAGCGTAACTGATAGGTTTTCTACGCATCATGTCCACCCCACGCCACGCGAAGGTCCTCATTCTCGGCTCCGGCCCGGCCGGCTATACCGCGGCCGTCTATGCGGCCCGTGCCAATCTTCAACCCATGCTGATCACCGGCATCGCCCAGGGCGGCCAGCTCATGACGACGACCGAGGTCGACAACTGGCCGGCCGACGTCCACGGCGTGCAGGGACCGGATCTGATGCAGCGCTTCCTGGAACATGCCGAGCGCTTCAAGACGCAGATCGTCTTCGACCACATCAACAAGGTCGACCTGAGCAAGCGCCCGTTCACCCTCAGCGGCGATACCGACACCTACACCTGCGACGCGTTGGTGATCGCCACCGGCGCCTCGGCCAAGTACCTCGGGCTGGACTCCGAGCAGCACTTCATGGGCCGCGGCGTGTCGGGCTGCGCCACCTGCGACGGCTTCTTCTACCGCGACCAGGAAGTCTGCGTGATCGGCGGCGGCAACACGGCCGTGGAAGAGGCGCTGTATCTGTCGAACATCGCCAGCAAGGTCACGCTGGTCCATCGGCGTGACAAGTTCAGGGCCGAGCCGATTCTGATCGACAAGCTCAACGAAAAGGCGGCAGAGGGCAAGATCGAGCTCAAGGTTCACAACACGCTGGACGAGGTGCTGGGCGACGACTCGGGCGTGACCGGCATCCGCCTCAAGAACACCCAGACCGGCGCCACAGAACAGCTCGACCTCAAGGGCTGCTTCATCGCCATCGGCCACCATCCGAATACCGACATCTTCCACGGCCAGCTGGAAATGAAGGACGGCTACATCCTGACCAAGGCGGGCCTGCAGGGCTTTGCGACCATGACCAGCGTGCCTGGCGTGTTCGCGGCCGGTGATGTGCAGGACCACGTGTACCGACAGGCGATCACCAGCGCGGGCACGGGCTGCATGGCGGCGCTCGATGCGCAGCGCTTCCTCGAACAAGAATAGAGCTCGCCCCCAGGCTGCGCGCACTTCGTGTCGCTTCGCCTACCCCCTGCCGGGGGCAACACCGGCGGACCGGCTGAGCCGGATCCGCGGTGTTTCACCAACGGGCCTGACTGCGCCGGCCGTAGCTGCATGACGGGTCGGCTATAATCTTTGGCTTTGCTGAATCTGGCGCCTTGGTGCGTCCCGGCAAGTCGGGGTACCGCCACCCGTTTCTGGCGAGGTCAAGCTGCAAACCACCCCGAACGCCCACAGCGTTCCGTCAAAGGTGCCAGCTGTTCAAGAAAGAGTGTCCTCATGGCACGCGTATGCGAAGTAACGGGCAAGGGCCCGATGGTCGGAAACAACGTTTCCCACGCCAACAACAAAACCAAGCGCCGGTTCCTGCCGAACCTGCAATACCGTCGTTTCTGGGTCGAGACCGAAAACCGCTGGGTTCGCCTGCGTGTTTCGAGCGCCGCATTGCGGCTGATCGACAAGAACGGCATCGACGCCGTGCTCGCAGACATGCGCGCACGCGG from Variovorax sp. PBL-E5 includes the following:
- a CDS encoding ABC transporter permease subunit: MKNSKNLVLTVIGIIAVLVLPLILQSQGNAWVRIADIALLYVMLALGLNIVVGYAGLLDLGYVAFFAIGAYLYALLGSPQLTDTFPAIKAMFPHGLHVSLLVVVPLALVVAAMFGALLGAPTLKLRGDYLAIVTLGFGEIIRVFLNNLDQPVNITNGPKGITGIDSVKFWGLDLGRPLKIDGFTISSVTLYYYLFLLFVVFTILVSHRMQTSRIGRAWMAIREDEIAAKAMGINTRNMKLLAFGMGASFGGVSGAMFASFQGFVSPESFSLMESVMIVSMVVLGGIGHLPGVILGAVLLSALPEVLRYVAGPLQEMTDGRLDASILRQLFIALAMIIIMLVRPRGLWPSPEHGKSLARRGVVAAPASGMPAAAPGIETPSDEMPGDASRPMSINP
- a CDS encoding Bug family tripartite tricarboxylate transporter substrate binding protein, yielding MTTRRLLLTLLSTAALLAAASATAQQQRPIRLVVPYAAGGPIDVTARALAERVRDTLGPVIIDNKPGAGGNIGADIVAKAAPDGYTIGIAATATNAVNPWLYSKIPFNAATDFAPITQMVRVPNVLVMNAETAKRLKIDSVRDLIAYAKANPAKLNYGSGGNGSAGHLAGEMFKKEAGIFAVHIPYNGGNPAQLALLSGQVDFNFDNLATAAPNIRSGKLKALAVTTAERSSMLPEVPTVAATLKGFSVDTWWGLMAPAGTPPEVIAKLNKAFVDALHSPETKTRFASLLAEPVGNSPEQFGAFMKSELTKYEKVVKATGAHVD
- a CDS encoding branched-chain amino acid ABC transporter permease, with translation MDILLQQIINGLVLGSMYALIALGYTMVYGIINLINFAHGEVLMVGALTSWTIIGLMQDAWPHAPGWLILIVSLIIACIVAATLNFVIEKVAYRPLRNSPKLAPLITAIGMSILLQTLAMIIWKPTNKAYPNLLSTTPIHLGGAVISPTQVMILGVTAICLAILSWLVNYTKLGRAMRATAENPRVAALMGIRPDMVISATFIIGAVLAAIAGVMYASNYGIAQHAMGFIPGLKAFTAAVFGGIGNLAGAVVGGILLGLIEAIGSGYIGALTGDVLGSNYSDIFAFIVLIIMLTLRPSGLLGERVADRA
- a CDS encoding ABC transporter ATP-binding protein; this encodes MTETILDVHGISKRFGGLQALSDVGIKIQRGQVYGLIGPNGAGKTTFFNVITGLYSPDSGSFELAGKPYRPTAVHEVAKAGIARTFQNIRLFQEMTALENVMVGRHVRTHSGLFGAIFRGSGFKAEEAAITERAHELLEYVGIGKFADYKARTLSYGDQRRLEIARALATDPQLIALDEPAAGMNATEKVMLRELIDRIRKDNRTILLIEHDVKLVMGLCDRVTVLDYGKQIAEGTPADVQKNEKVIEAYLGTGGH
- a CDS encoding ABC transporter ATP-binding protein — its product is MAQTLLKVSGLKVAYGGIQAVKGIDFEVREGELVSLIGSNGAGKTTTMKAITGSQPYLAGDIEFLGKSIKGRGAWDLVAEGLVMVPEGRGVFTRMSITENLQIGAYIRKDKAEIAKDMDRVFSTFPRLKERATQLAGTMSGGEQQMLAMGRALMARPKVLLLDEPSMGLSPIMVDKIFEVVKQVYDQGVTVLLVEQNASRALQLADRGYVMESGLITMSGDAKVMLSDPKVRAAYLGE
- a CDS encoding CDP-6-deoxy-delta-3,4-glucoseen reductase; translated protein: MTSAAPSEAGFQITVEPSGRHFMAQADETILAAGIRQGIGLPYGCKDGACGSCKCRKLSGSVILASHQSKALSAEEELAGFVLTCRAHAESDVVLESRQVSEAGAFPIRKMPARVQALAKQSHDVVMLRLQLPAGEPLQFHAGQYIEFILRDGTRRSYSMANAPHTLQTPGTGIELHIRHLPGGKFTDHVFGAMKEKEILRIEGPYGSFFLREDSDKPMVLLASGTGFAPIKALIEHMRFKAIERPATLYWGGRRPEDLYMDDWVRTQVAEMPHLRYVPVISNAVPEDNWTGRTGFVHRAVMEDFADLSGHQVYACGAPVVVDSAKRDYVAERGLSEDEFYADAFTTEADKALP
- a CDS encoding replication-associated recombination protein A → MAAPAHQPLAERLRPKTLGEVIGQQQLLGPGMPLRIAFESGQPHSCILWGPPGTGKTTIARLMADAFDAQFLSISAVLGGVKDIREAVERATAARDGLEQRRTIVFVDEVHRFNKSQQDAFLPHVESGLFTFIGATTENPSFEVNSALLSRAAVYVLQPLDEGDLKQIVARAQAIQAVPAIDAPAIDRLVAYADGDARRLLNTLETLAVAAGAEKLDPITDEWLLRVLGERMRRYDKGGEQFYDTISALHKSVRGSDPDASLYWFVRMLDGGADPRYMARRLVRMASEDIGLADPRALRLALDAAEVYERLGTPEGELALAECVVYLAIAPKSNAVYKAYNEVRALIKSDGTRPVPMHLRNAPTKLMKQLDYGKGYRYAHDEEGGFAAGERYMPDGLEPQPFYRPVERGLEIRIAEKLRELRKRNADTGG
- the lolA gene encoding outer membrane lipoprotein chaperone LolA, coding for MKKWMAAAMLAALAGGAWAGGMESLEAFVKTAKSGRAEFTQTVTAPSKDGQASRDKVSSGTFEFQRPGKFKFDYKKPFAQSIVADGRTLWLYDADLNQVTQRKQSQALGSTPAALIAAAPDLRALQADFTLEAAPERDGLQWVKATPKNKDGQLQSVQIGFQGDALAALEILDNFGQRSVLKFSKVEVNPALPAGTFSFKAPAGADVLRE